A window of the Helianthus annuus cultivar XRQ/B chromosome 4, HanXRQr2.0-SUNRISE, whole genome shotgun sequence genome harbors these coding sequences:
- the LOC110936137 gene encoding G-type lectin S-receptor-like serine/threonine-protein kinase At1g67520, translated as MAYRSMFLLITLFWFSFSNPCYSDTDTLHQGQELKDWDQLVSSNRVFCLKFFSFGTMVSPYLGIFYNNEQARYRHLNYYQKKASDDLSNTAVWIANRNNPIPDIYARLIIDGNGKFSILSSGGTVLDLFRPPALIASNVSVTLLDSGNLVLRNLHPDGSVKQVLWQSFDYPTDTLLPGMKLGINLKTGHRWSLTSWRNPELPAKGLYTLDLNGTGQMVILRQGKIHWMSGPWQDGQFKNTDLQSSGPDVRFYYVSNETEQSFTYLTRTYDSYPALRMHQDAQLKGAPLNLNLLCRSIDDPPGCAEDAFENLICRKDLDFGSPKGDAYNYYNYVDEYVYDESYNFYDCLKICRSNRSCVAFTTTRNMEGCKTYSKRVYNPRANRREIAERHKEYDAFHNHGEESSSPVYAEQKIEVEEKKMMIWIGLITMITSLVVLLSCYWVCKNIGFKGTGKKIKKLWQLQMRRFSNYVQTDKNMNTELHYFTFQSISSATNNFSSTNKLGKGGFGEVYKGKLVDGQEVAVKRLSKSSGQGVKEFKNESELIAKLQHTNLVRLLGYCVEKQEQILVYEYMPNNSLDFFLFDPMKKGLLDWNQRFVIIDGIAQGLLYLHKFSRLRIIHRDLKASNILLDDYLKPKISDFGMAKSFGINESEANTSRVVGTRGYMPPEYLIDGTISTKIDVFGFGVLLLEIISSKMNFVSYDVEHPLNLLGLAWELWNEGRGLELMDPVLEDTCSPKEVMTCIHVGLLCVQDHAKDRPTMSEVVSMLTNENTNLPGPKQPAFFIERHATEVGAEERRGDRLENGSEDGESISVLVSK; from the exons ATGGCTTACAGAAGCATGTTCCTCTTAATTACTTTATTTTGGTTTTCGTTCAGCAATCCTTGTTATTCAGATACAGATACCTTACATCAAGGCCAAGAGCTCAAGGACTGGGATCAATTGGTTTCATCAAACAGGGTCTTCTGTTTGAAGTTCTTTAGCTTTGGCACCATGGTGAGTCCTTATCTAGGGATATTTTACAACAATGAACAAGCCAGATATCGTCATTTGAACTACTACCAAAAGAAGGCATCTGACGACTTAAGTAATACGGCAGTTTGGATAGCAAACAGAAATAATCCTATCCCGGATATATACGCCAGGCTCATCATAGATGGTAATGGAAAGTTCAGCATTTTATCTAGTGGAGGCACTGTTCTTGATCTTTTCCGTCCACCCGCCTTAATAGCAAGCAATGTAAGTGTTACCCTTTTGGATTCAGGGAATTTGGTACTCCGAAATCTGCATCCAGATGGGTCGGTTAAGCAGGTTTTATGGCAAAGCTTTGATTACCCAACAGACACGCTCCTACCTGGAATGAAACTGGGAATTAATCTCAAGACTGGTCATAGATGGTCACTGACTTCGTGGCGGAATCCTGAGCTACCAGCCAAAGGGTTATATACATTAGATCTAAATGGAACAGGTCAAATGGTCATTTTAAGGCAAGGGAAGATCCATTGGATGAGTGGACCTTGGCAAGATGGTCAATTCAAAAACACTGATCTACAATCTTCGGGTCCAGATGTCCGCTTCTATTATGTTTCTAATGAGACCGAGCAATCCTTCACATATTTAACAAGAACATATGATTCATATCCAGCTCTGAGGATGCATCAAGATGCTCAACTTAAGGGTGCACCTCTAAACTTAAACCTCCTCTGCCGCTCAATTGATGACCCCCCTGGTTGTGCTGAAGATGCCTTTGAAAACTTAATATGCAGGAAAGATTTAGACTTTGGGTCACCAAAAGGCGACGCATACAATTATTATAACTATGTGGATGAGTATGTATATGATGAAAGCTATAACTTTTACGATTGCCTAAAAATATGTCGGAGTAATCGTTCCTGTGTGGCCTTTACTACAACAAGAAACATGGAAGGTTGCAAGACTTATAGTAAAAGAGTATACAATCCACGGGCAAACAGACGAGAAATAGCTGAGCGACACAAAGAATATGACGCCTTCCATAATCATGGAG AAGAGAGTTCATCTCCAGTGTACGCAGAACAAAAGATTGAGGTGGaggagaagaagatgatgatctGGATTGGGTTGATTACCATGATTACATCTTTAGTTGTACTCCTATCATGCTATTGGGTATGCAAGAACATTGGTTTTAAAG GGACAGGAAAGAAAATCAAGAAGCTTTGGCAACTTCAGATGAGACGCTTCTCCAACTATGTACAGACAGATAAGAATATGAACACTGAGCTGCATTATTTCACCTTTCAAAGCATCTCATCTGCCACAAATAATTTCTCAAGCACTAATAAGCTAGGCAAGGGAGGTTTTGGAGAAGTTTATAAG GGTAAATTAGTTGATGGGCAAGAGGTTGCGGTCAAACGACTTTCAAAAAGCTCTGGACAAGGAGTCAAGGAGTTTAAGAATGAATCCGAACTCATTGCCAAACTCCAACACACTAATCTTGTCCGACTACTAGGGTATTGCGTTGAAAAACAAGAACAAATCCTTGTATACGAATATATGCCTAATAACAGCTTGGATTTCTTTCTATTTG ATCCTATGAAGAAAGGATTGCTGGATTGGAACCAACGCTTTGTGATTATTGATGGCATTGCTCAGGGGCTTTTGTATCTCCACAAATTTTCAAGGCTGAGGATAATCCATAGAGATTTGAAAGCTAGTAACATCTTGCTAGATGACTACCTCAAGCCAAAGATATCAGATTTTGGCATGGCTAAGTCATTTGGGATCAATGAGTCGGAAGCAAATACAAGTAGAGTTGTTGGAACACG TGGGTATATGCCTCCAGAATATCTGATAGATGGCACCATTTCAACCAAGATAGATGTCTTTGGTTTTGGTGTTTTGTTGCTTGAGATTATAAGCAGCAAGATGAATTTTGTTAGCTATGATGTGGAACACCCACTCAACCTTCTTGGACTT GCATGGGAACTGTGGAATGAAGGCAGAGGATTGGAGTTGATGGATCCAGTACTGGAAGATACATGCAGTCCAAAGGAAGTAATGACATGCATTCATGTGGGTCTCTTGTGTGTTCAAGACCATGCCAAGGACAGACCTACCATGTCTGAAGTTGTTTCTATGCTTACAAATGAAAATACGAATCTACCTGGCCCAAAACAACCGGCATTCTTCATTGAGAGGCATGCGACTGAGGTTGGGGCGGAGGAAAGAAGAGGAGATAGGTTGGAAAATGGATCTGAAGATGGCGAATCTATTTCAGTTTTAGTGTCAAAATAG